The Fundidesulfovibrio magnetotacticus genome has a segment encoding these proteins:
- a CDS encoding CsgG/HfaB family protein: MTPSPLHQTPRTPLPRTNWNFPKAASPLLGLVLFVLFVLSVSGCAGESVSVYVTPGANLRAKRTVAIMPLANLTTHPSAGQIISDLLYTELRTVQSFRLLENTEVWNRMAGKDQDIEDAALTQRARQLGQDLLVDAVLFGAVTEFRYKRGLDEEPAVGITLRLMDVASGQVLWVATISRVGGCDLFCKDSLSRSAQTICRQMAADIEAAIRKEPTAAPPAKETAAPRPQSSGSTPINGGPGASVAGKPLAN, encoded by the coding sequence GTGACCCCTTCCCCTTTGCATCAAACGCCGCGCACACCTCTCCCCCGAACGAATTGGAACTTTCCGAAGGCAGCATCTCCGCTCCTCGGACTCGTCCTGTTTGTTCTCTTCGTCCTGTCGGTTTCCGGCTGCGCTGGCGAGAGCGTTTCCGTCTACGTGACTCCGGGGGCCAACCTGCGCGCCAAGCGCACGGTGGCCATCATGCCCCTTGCCAACCTGACCACGCACCCCAGCGCGGGGCAGATCATAAGCGACCTGCTCTATACGGAACTGCGCACGGTGCAGTCGTTCCGCCTTCTGGAAAACACGGAAGTGTGGAACCGCATGGCCGGCAAGGACCAGGACATCGAGGACGCCGCGCTCACCCAGCGCGCGCGCCAGTTGGGACAGGACCTTCTCGTGGACGCCGTGCTTTTCGGCGCGGTCACGGAATTCCGTTACAAGCGCGGCCTCGACGAGGAGCCCGCCGTGGGCATCACCCTGCGTCTGATGGACGTGGCCTCGGGCCAGGTGCTCTGGGTGGCCACCATCTCGCGCGTGGGAGGCTGCGACCTCTTCTGCAAGGACTCCCTGAGCCGTTCGGCCCAGACCATCTGCCGCCAGATGGCCGCGGACATCGAGGCGGCCATCCGCAAGGAGCCGACGGCCGCGCCACCGGCAAAGGAAACCGCCGCGCCCAGGCCGCAATCTTCGGGTTCCACCCCCATCAACGGCGGACCCGGCGCGAGCGTCGCCGGAAAGCCCCTCGCCAACTGA
- a CDS encoding sensor domain-containing diguanylate cyclase, giving the protein MKASIAPTRAFESAFKQSFVLETFLGLGLLAAVNVFWFREAPAFCTFSPHPYFIVVLPIATRYGFRAGVFSAMLATAFYLAFLLPTRPDISPIDLRSWEYWGPPLLFMAAGVVLGEIRESANRETNLLRLERDDLSRELTHLTKQYQALSMAKEAMDLSVITQEQTLSLLYESSQGLRTLAEGEVYPAVLELLARYAGADAGSIYLLDDGELRLKSALGEVENRPETLPPDKGLAEMVLDRKRAVTLNACTAPEQACGHLLAAAPLLTGSNQAMGILAIESIPFHKLTPQAIRVLSLLADWCSSSVLNARTYLDTKNQLIADDVTKAYTFQFFLERVEEEYSRARRYKLPLSMLLLRIEDWALIPDSRRLECLALVCQVVRGIIRKIDLLFRHERPDQLILLLPCTPGEGATVVARKFSEQLAAFHYEIVPGSPETLRVAIALTQAGDAHDSGISMLRQTQSELDGRG; this is encoded by the coding sequence ATGAAAGCCAGCATTGCGCCCACGCGGGCTTTTGAATCCGCCTTCAAGCAGTCCTTCGTCCTGGAAACCTTCCTGGGCCTGGGCCTGCTGGCCGCCGTCAACGTCTTCTGGTTCCGGGAAGCCCCCGCCTTCTGCACCTTCTCGCCACACCCCTATTTCATCGTGGTGCTGCCCATCGCAACGCGTTACGGCTTCCGGGCGGGGGTGTTCTCGGCCATGCTGGCAACGGCCTTCTACCTGGCCTTCCTGCTGCCCACCCGGCCGGACATCTCCCCCATCGACCTGCGCTCCTGGGAATACTGGGGCCCCCCCCTGCTCTTCATGGCGGCGGGCGTGGTCCTTGGCGAAATCCGCGAGAGCGCCAACCGCGAGACCAACCTCCTGCGCCTGGAACGCGACGATCTGAGCCGCGAACTCACCCACCTCACCAAGCAATACCAGGCCCTGAGCATGGCCAAGGAGGCCATGGACCTCTCCGTGATCACCCAGGAGCAGACCCTCTCGCTGCTCTACGAATCCTCCCAGGGGCTGCGCACCCTCGCCGAGGGGGAGGTCTACCCCGCAGTGCTCGAACTGCTGGCGCGCTACGCCGGCGCCGACGCGGGGTCCATCTATCTCCTGGACGACGGCGAACTCCGCCTCAAATCGGCCCTGGGCGAGGTGGAAAACCGCCCCGAAACGCTCCCGCCCGACAAGGGGCTGGCCGAAATGGTCCTGGACCGCAAACGCGCCGTCACCCTCAACGCCTGCACCGCGCCCGAGCAGGCCTGCGGCCACCTGCTGGCCGCCGCGCCGTTGCTCACCGGGTCCAACCAGGCCATGGGCATCCTGGCCATCGAGAGCATCCCCTTCCACAAGCTCACGCCCCAGGCCATCCGCGTGCTCTCGCTTTTGGCCGACTGGTGCTCCTCCAGCGTGCTCAACGCCAGGACCTACCTGGACACCAAGAACCAGCTCATCGCCGACGACGTGACCAAGGCCTACACCTTCCAGTTCTTCCTGGAACGCGTTGAGGAGGAATACTCCCGCGCACGGCGTTACAAACTGCCGCTGTCCATGCTGCTCCTGCGCATCGAGGACTGGGCGCTCATCCCCGACTCGCGCCGCCTGGAATGCCTGGCCCTGGTCTGCCAGGTGGTCCGAGGCATCATCCGCAAGATCGACCTGCTCTTCCGTCACGAACGCCCGGACCAGCTCATCCTGCTGCTCCCCTGCACGCCCGGGGAAGGGGCCACCGTGGTGGCACGCAAGTTCTCGGAGCAACTTGCCGCCTTCCATTACGAGATCGTTCCCGGCTCCCCCGAAACACTGCGCGTGGCCATCGCCTTGACCCAGGCCGGCGACGCCCACGACTCCGGCATCTCCATGCTGCGCCAGACCCAGAGTGAACTCGATGGACGCGGCTGA
- a CDS encoding tetratricopeptide repeat protein: MILSPWKRLLYLAGLAGMLYFLFPTNTEMVLLNLESDDPIKGKRYLEATLEQNPGDFDLLVLSSELHWAHDQVEPALEDLRRALVIKPRNLRALLLYATYLEWAQHMDKAFDAWERVVERDPKREDVLLKLAGLAAIMDRTDQAGHYSAKWLKSQQKMPRELEANPFFAAVQPQLVKLADSILEGEPSDLDNAVTYELASGFAQARGALADDVQDLSPFATRMLSSLLRAGKITQAVDLAVALDAKGEGFGYRKDIFDMLALAGMSDHADEAMVRMVQTAPGHEQNLVALLNMGAEQGLSQAKTAALERLTAINPREERYRAMLIAQYVDSGNYDRIAELMDRLAWFTGEGLRYVKQVVSAAFVSGDEPFMALVASESDKVNIRDADLLTAKTRLSLALKDFRKAAELTQILKDMPPAESTAALKAILESGKDYDPEAMGQALALALDISPKDVELLRASVTNDAARGRTDTAYAMAKRCLLLTQERQDFERLAAIARETEKPFESMEEVARLGQTLLGADPVTQRLVADLFLEMDKPVEAYAVQRDLALASADAADVARMLELAQYTGRTQDQREALGLAKSIRPDDPGIVRQLAELAMADSDLDMAEVAYQELLRHDPADQDALKRLVDVYSWTNRPAQAEASLKQLIRLDPRNPQLQRQLADIYSWTNKPSQAVEVLEALRAKGTASRQELLRLAEARESAGQGLAALEIVQELLAKSPSDPELLRLGVQYALWHGKPRLAAELSQRQTALPGGEKFLAQTGDCWLGAGEPAKALPWILKARERNPAAPAVKRLLLQAYLGLGKHREVLVLARDLEAQGALSPEETLAVATAYAGLGQWRTVLEKLDPLVQARTLDDEGELILAQALDKTGAKPEAGKLIDRLARKYAGNAPMLVRVGEIALAGARLETAEAIYQQALAAQPQNPVAMRGMATVLSERGSRQKALQMLTAHNTINPNDSDSRMQAGELQASLGNEAKARKEYKKALRLLNQPTGKLN, encoded by the coding sequence ATGATCCTCAGTCCCTGGAAACGTCTGCTCTACCTCGCGGGCCTTGCGGGAATGCTCTATTTCCTGTTCCCAACCAACACGGAAATGGTGCTTCTCAACCTCGAAAGCGACGACCCCATCAAGGGCAAGCGCTACCTCGAGGCCACCCTGGAGCAGAACCCGGGAGACTTCGACCTGCTTGTGCTCTCGTCCGAACTCCACTGGGCGCACGACCAGGTGGAGCCCGCCCTGGAGGACCTGCGCCGCGCCCTGGTCATCAAGCCGCGCAACCTCCGCGCGCTCCTGCTCTACGCCACCTACCTGGAGTGGGCCCAGCACATGGACAAGGCCTTCGACGCCTGGGAACGCGTGGTGGAGCGCGACCCGAAGCGCGAGGACGTGCTCCTCAAGCTGGCAGGCCTGGCCGCCATCATGGACCGGACCGACCAGGCCGGGCACTACTCCGCCAAATGGCTCAAATCGCAACAAAAAATGCCAAGGGAACTGGAGGCCAACCCCTTCTTCGCCGCCGTTCAGCCCCAGCTCGTCAAGCTGGCGGACTCCATTCTGGAGGGCGAACCCTCCGACCTCGACAACGCCGTGACCTACGAACTGGCCTCCGGCTTCGCCCAGGCCCGAGGCGCCCTGGCCGACGACGTGCAGGACCTCTCGCCTTTCGCGACCAGGATGCTGAGCTCCCTGCTCCGCGCGGGCAAGATCACCCAGGCCGTGGACCTTGCCGTGGCTCTGGACGCCAAGGGCGAGGGCTTCGGCTACCGCAAGGACATCTTCGACATGCTCGCCCTGGCAGGCATGTCCGACCACGCGGACGAGGCCATGGTGCGCATGGTCCAGACAGCGCCCGGTCATGAACAGAACCTCGTGGCGCTCCTGAACATGGGCGCGGAGCAGGGCCTGAGCCAGGCCAAGACCGCAGCTCTGGAACGCCTCACCGCCATCAACCCCCGCGAGGAACGCTACCGGGCCATGCTCATCGCCCAGTACGTGGACTCGGGCAACTACGACCGCATCGCCGAACTCATGGACCGCCTGGCCTGGTTCACCGGCGAAGGCCTGCGCTACGTCAAACAGGTGGTTTCCGCGGCCTTCGTCAGCGGCGACGAACCCTTCATGGCCCTCGTGGCCAGCGAATCCGACAAGGTGAACATCCGCGACGCCGACCTGCTCACCGCCAAGACCCGCCTCTCCCTGGCCCTCAAGGATTTCCGCAAAGCCGCCGAACTGACGCAGATCCTCAAGGACATGCCCCCGGCCGAATCCACCGCCGCACTCAAGGCCATCCTGGAAAGCGGCAAGGACTACGACCCCGAAGCCATGGGGCAGGCCCTGGCCCTGGCCCTGGACATCTCCCCCAAGGACGTGGAGTTGCTGCGCGCCTCGGTGACCAACGACGCAGCCCGCGGCCGCACCGACACCGCCTATGCCATGGCCAAGCGCTGCCTGTTGCTCACCCAGGAGCGCCAGGACTTCGAGCGACTGGCCGCCATCGCCCGCGAAACGGAGAAACCCTTCGAATCCATGGAAGAGGTCGCCCGCCTCGGGCAGACCCTCCTGGGCGCGGACCCCGTTACCCAACGCCTCGTGGCCGACCTCTTCCTGGAAATGGACAAACCCGTGGAGGCTTACGCCGTCCAGCGCGACCTCGCCCTGGCCAGCGCCGACGCCGCCGACGTGGCCCGCATGCTGGAACTGGCGCAGTATACCGGCCGCACGCAGGACCAGCGCGAGGCCCTGGGGCTGGCCAAGTCCATCCGGCCGGACGACCCGGGCATCGTGCGCCAACTGGCCGAACTGGCCATGGCCGACTCCGACCTCGACATGGCCGAAGTCGCCTACCAGGAGCTCCTGCGCCACGACCCGGCCGACCAGGACGCGCTCAAGCGCCTCGTGGACGTCTACTCCTGGACCAACAGGCCAGCTCAGGCCGAGGCATCCCTCAAACAACTCATCCGCCTGGACCCGCGCAACCCCCAGCTCCAGCGCCAGCTGGCCGACATCTACTCCTGGACCAACAAACCCAGCCAGGCCGTGGAGGTGCTCGAAGCGCTCCGGGCCAAGGGCACGGCCTCCCGGCAGGAACTTCTGCGCCTGGCCGAGGCCAGGGAATCGGCTGGCCAGGGGCTCGCCGCCCTGGAGATCGTCCAGGAACTCCTGGCCAAAAGCCCCTCCGACCCCGAACTGTTGCGACTGGGCGTGCAGTACGCCCTCTGGCACGGCAAGCCCCGCCTGGCCGCCGAGCTCTCCCAACGCCAGACGGCTCTGCCCGGCGGCGAAAAATTCCTCGCCCAGACCGGCGACTGCTGGCTGGGCGCGGGGGAACCCGCCAAGGCCCTGCCCTGGATTCTCAAGGCCCGCGAACGCAATCCGGCCGCCCCGGCCGTGAAGCGCCTCCTGCTCCAGGCATACCTCGGCCTGGGCAAGCACAGGGAAGTGCTCGTCCTGGCGCGGGATCTGGAAGCGCAAGGCGCGCTCAGCCCCGAGGAGACCCTCGCCGTGGCCACGGCCTATGCCGGGCTCGGCCAATGGCGCACGGTCCTTGAAAAGCTCGATCCACTGGTGCAGGCCCGCACCCTGGACGACGAGGGCGAGCTGATCCTGGCCCAGGCCCTGGACAAGACCGGGGCCAAGCCCGAGGCCGGAAAGCTCATCGACCGCCTTGCGCGCAAATACGCGGGCAACGCCCCCATGCTCGTGCGCGTGGGCGAAATCGCCCTGGCGGGGGCGCGCCTGGAAACCGCCGAAGCCATCTACCAGCAGGCCCTGGCCGCCCAGCCTCAGAATCCCGTGGCCATGCGCGGCATGGCCACGGTGCTCTCCGAGAGGGGAAGCCGCCAGAAGGCGCTCCAGATGCTCACGGCCCACAACACCATCAACCCCAACGATTCGGACTCCCGCATGCAGGCGGGGGAACTCCAGGCCTCGCTCGGCAACGAAGCCAAGGCCCGCAAGGAATACAAGAAGGCTCTGCGGCTTTTGAACCAGCCAACAGGGAAGCTCAACTGA
- a CDS encoding endo alpha-1,4 polygalactosaminidase, with protein MPARVLTLLALLLALVAVGQAHAAEPSQPPVRSWACYYGAKPIASLTRFDLLALESSNLPAPAKRKGRPLSLGYASLGEVDMDGRFWGDVQDKPFVLGKNNSWNSRFVDIRDPAWRAFVLERILPPILERGYDGFFLDTLDSSIHLEQTDPERHAGMIDAAVEFVREIRRRHPGVLLCVNRAAPILERLAPEIDFTLLECLFSDYDFETKKYRATSASDRDQLLGAARAAKRANPRLTLLSLDYADPKDAKRIDEAIAHARKNGLVPYVATVALDRVSTRTLRR; from the coding sequence ATGCCCGCCCGCGTTCTGACGCTCCTCGCCCTCCTGCTGGCGCTCGTCGCCGTCGGACAGGCGCACGCCGCCGAGCCCTCGCAGCCGCCCGTGCGTTCCTGGGCCTGCTACTACGGGGCCAAGCCGATCGCCTCCCTCACGCGTTTCGACCTGCTTGCCCTGGAAAGCTCCAACCTGCCCGCGCCAGCCAAACGCAAGGGCCGCCCCCTGAGCCTGGGCTACGCCAGCCTGGGCGAGGTGGACATGGACGGCCGCTTCTGGGGCGACGTGCAGGACAAGCCCTTCGTGCTGGGCAAGAACAACTCCTGGAACTCCCGCTTCGTGGACATCCGCGATCCCGCCTGGCGCGCCTTCGTGCTGGAGCGCATCCTCCCCCCCATCCTGGAGCGCGGCTACGACGGTTTCTTCCTGGACACCCTGGACTCCAGCATCCACCTGGAACAGACCGACCCCGAACGCCACGCGGGCATGATCGACGCGGCCGTGGAGTTCGTGCGGGAAATCCGCCGCAGACACCCGGGCGTGCTCCTTTGCGTCAACCGCGCCGCGCCCATCCTGGAGCGCCTCGCCCCGGAGATCGACTTCACCCTGCTGGAGTGCCTCTTTTCCGACTACGATTTCGAGACCAAGAAATACCGGGCCACCAGCGCCTCCGACCGCGATCAACTCCTGGGAGCCGCCCGGGCCGCAAAGCGGGCCAACCCGCGCCTGACGCTTTTGAGCCTCGACTATGCCGACCCCAAGGATGCCAAGCGCATCGACGAAGCCATCGCCCACGCGAGAAAAAACGGACTGGTGCCGTATGTCGCCACGGTCGCCCTGGACAGAGTCTCCACGCGCACGCTGCGCCGCTAG
- a CDS encoding polysaccharide deacetylase family protein, which translates to MSPRSPWTESPRARCAARLAAVLAVLVWLAIGAAREASAAQVEAWPRPVDRKVLILYNSATGQSIVNTVAFHGFQTVLNYFGLVALAADVAARPMPDDAAMEGVRAVIVSFNSSEVFESHVYHEWLHHQMDLGRKLIVLGPLGAGESSEDPERNARYMALFERLGVSHQAGRLRDASRLRFDHLDPEMTGYERRYPPNPPHYERLVPLRPDVKVHVSVKVNGPEPNPSPVVFTSAAGGLILGDDFAYWIDPLSYQQKWHINPFLFLSKALDLPLLPAPDPTTLNGRRVAFSHVDADGFSGTNQLDRTRTCADILYEHVLSKVDFPVSYSVIEAEISPDYFGNEKLMDTARDIMALPNVEPASHTFSHPFFWNSANKDKSRYDDRFAFDIPGYTFEAEREIQGSIDFVNDNLVPEGKRCRLLFWSGACDPLPEHQAIVQENGLLAINGGDTLWDPAHDSLFGVSPLHRHMGGNLHQIHIGQANDNILTNLWRGPFNGYRNIIETFKRTGSPHRLKPIDIYYHTFSAEKLAGLNALKDVYAWVAAQPVAPVFTSAYIQSMHDWIATRMTQLGPDAFAVENYGQSLTLRLPKDGPLPLLARCENVLGFDNQPEGLYVHLAPGKARAVLALAPPDAKPAQPPHLRTASGFVRNFAVSERLLSCTTEFFTRNGKLSLAGLKPGAMHWVSGAALNGRTVGRVADNEGVISLEGLASGSLEVRLP; encoded by the coding sequence ATGTCGCCACGGTCGCCCTGGACAGAGTCTCCACGCGCACGCTGCGCCGCTAGGCTGGCCGCCGTCCTGGCGGTTCTGGTCTGGCTCGCCATCGGCGCGGCGCGGGAAGCCTCCGCCGCGCAGGTGGAGGCGTGGCCGCGCCCCGTGGACCGCAAGGTGCTCATCCTCTACAACAGCGCCACGGGCCAATCTATCGTGAACACGGTGGCCTTCCACGGCTTCCAGACCGTGCTCAACTACTTCGGCCTCGTGGCCCTGGCCGCCGACGTGGCCGCGCGCCCCATGCCCGACGACGCGGCCATGGAAGGCGTGCGAGCCGTCATCGTCTCGTTCAACTCCTCGGAAGTGTTCGAGTCCCACGTCTACCACGAATGGCTCCACCATCAGATGGACCTGGGCCGCAAGCTCATCGTGCTGGGGCCGTTGGGCGCGGGCGAATCCTCAGAGGACCCCGAGCGCAACGCCCGCTACATGGCCCTTTTCGAGCGCCTGGGCGTCTCCCACCAGGCGGGACGCCTGCGCGACGCCAGCCGCCTGCGCTTCGACCACCTCGACCCCGAGATGACCGGCTACGAACGCCGCTATCCGCCCAATCCCCCGCACTACGAGCGCCTCGTGCCGCTGCGCCCCGACGTGAAGGTCCACGTGTCCGTCAAGGTGAACGGCCCGGAGCCGAATCCCAGCCCCGTGGTGTTCACCTCCGCCGCAGGCGGCCTCATCCTGGGCGACGACTTCGCCTACTGGATAGACCCCCTTTCCTACCAGCAGAAGTGGCACATCAACCCTTTCCTTTTCCTCTCCAAGGCCCTGGACCTGCCGCTTCTCCCCGCGCCGGACCCCACCACCCTCAACGGCAGGCGCGTGGCCTTCTCCCACGTGGACGCCGACGGCTTCTCGGGGACCAACCAGCTGGACCGCACCCGGACCTGCGCGGACATCCTCTACGAGCACGTGCTCTCCAAGGTTGATTTCCCCGTCTCCTATTCCGTCATCGAGGCCGAGATCTCGCCAGACTACTTCGGCAACGAGAAGCTCATGGACACGGCCCGCGACATCATGGCCCTGCCCAACGTGGAGCCCGCCTCCCACACCTTCTCCCACCCCTTCTTCTGGAACTCCGCCAACAAGGACAAGAGCCGCTACGACGACCGTTTCGCCTTCGACATCCCCGGCTACACCTTCGAGGCCGAACGCGAAATCCAGGGCTCCATCGATTTCGTCAACGACAACCTCGTGCCCGAGGGCAAACGCTGCCGCCTCCTCTTCTGGAGCGGCGCCTGCGACCCGCTCCCCGAGCACCAGGCCATCGTCCAGGAAAACGGGCTGCTGGCCATCAACGGCGGCGACACCCTCTGGGACCCCGCCCACGACTCGCTCTTCGGCGTAAGCCCCCTGCACCGCCACATGGGGGGCAACCTCCACCAGATCCACATCGGGCAGGCCAACGACAACATCCTCACCAACCTCTGGCGCGGCCCCTTCAACGGCTACCGCAACATCATCGAGACCTTCAAGCGCACCGGCTCGCCACACAGACTCAAGCCCATCGACATCTACTACCACACCTTCTCGGCCGAGAAACTGGCTGGCCTGAACGCGCTCAAGGACGTCTACGCCTGGGTCGCCGCGCAGCCAGTGGCCCCCGTGTTCACCAGTGCTTATATCCAGTCCATGCACGATTGGATCGCCACCCGCATGACCCAGCTCGGGCCCGACGCCTTCGCCGTGGAAAACTACGGCCAGAGCCTCACCTTGCGCCTGCCCAAGGACGGCCCCCTGCCGCTGCTCGCCCGCTGCGAGAACGTCCTGGGCTTCGACAACCAGCCCGAGGGGCTCTACGTGCACCTCGCCCCGGGCAAGGCCCGCGCCGTGCTGGCCCTGGCCCCCCCGGACGCGAAGCCCGCCCAGCCCCCGCACCTGCGCACCGCCTCGGGCTTCGTGCGCAACTTCGCCGTCTCAGAGCGCCTGCTGTCCTGCACCACCGAATTCTTCACCCGCAACGGCAAGCTCTCGCTGGCCGGGCTCAAGCCCGGCGCCATGCACTGGGTCTCCGGCGCGGCCCTGAACGGGCGCACCGTGGGCCGCGTTGCCGACAACGAGGGCGTCATCTCCCTGGAAGGCCTCGCCTCCGGCTCCCTGGAGGTGCGCCTGCCATGA
- a CDS encoding tetratricopeptide repeat protein: MNTRTATHGVMALAACLLAACLSVGTAHPVLAQVGAGIKDPGDRVPSAFVPTLPQYAKPKPQEGPLDVPPDAPERQHVLTKARILSRLGRNGEAQKLYMDLARQFPGDREIIADFAELLLDNNDPSTAMSWLERAKSPDLRIQRLQARAYTQGGQPAKAVFLLNKLAQENPKDASIQVDLASAHADMGDPVMAASAAGVALSIDPNNESYRRFADELRARVAPRAETFYQYYNQAGQTTINTAGLSGRTPLFGRLNLGVRAEHIYVSKLGQGSSIQPIFGAQTNTQDITTTSVDPDTGENITTTETITTQSDVLTGVTIQGGRRAINQGIDAVRTSLIWLGPYEMEIEAGVSAFQGASGMVGQFGAFRINPFRGARLAFEIAHNNPWYDPAEAAARSGAYDLARFTFNYIHQEKTGITLDAQANHYTIDNGAPYARRFGFTAALSRKLLNVPELWLSYSFSPAVLQYLQPAVRTYTTTDFTAVTSGRPISLATNEAIHQLALNASWQASRWLQLGFYGGGGIDLYRTYPFVFASPSILVKPWDFLEWESRAEYRNETRFVHDGGESLLIYSALRARL, translated from the coding sequence ATGAACACACGCACCGCGACCCACGGCGTCATGGCCCTTGCAGCGTGCCTCTTGGCCGCCTGCCTCTCGGTCGGCACGGCGCACCCCGTCCTTGCCCAGGTGGGCGCGGGCATCAAGGACCCGGGGGATCGCGTCCCCTCGGCCTTCGTGCCCACGCTGCCCCAGTACGCCAAGCCCAAACCCCAGGAAGGCCCCCTCGACGTTCCGCCAGACGCCCCCGAGAGGCAGCACGTGCTCACCAAGGCGCGCATCCTCAGCCGCCTGGGACGAAACGGCGAGGCCCAGAAGCTCTATATGGATCTGGCCAGGCAGTTTCCCGGCGACAGGGAAATCATCGCCGACTTCGCCGAACTGCTCCTGGACAACAACGACCCCTCCACGGCCATGAGCTGGCTGGAGCGCGCCAAATCGCCGGATCTGCGCATCCAGCGCCTCCAGGCCAGGGCCTATACCCAGGGCGGCCAGCCCGCGAAGGCCGTGTTCCTGCTCAACAAGCTGGCCCAGGAAAACCCCAAGGACGCCTCCATCCAGGTCGATCTTGCCAGCGCCCACGCCGACATGGGCGACCCCGTCATGGCCGCCTCGGCGGCGGGCGTGGCTTTGAGCATCGACCCCAACAACGAAAGCTACCGGCGCTTCGCCGACGAACTGCGAGCCCGCGTGGCGCCGCGCGCCGAAACCTTCTACCAGTATTACAATCAGGCCGGGCAGACCACCATCAACACCGCCGGGCTCTCCGGCAGAACGCCCCTTTTCGGCAGGCTCAACCTGGGGGTGCGCGCCGAGCACATTTACGTCTCCAAGCTCGGCCAGGGCAGCTCCATCCAGCCCATCTTCGGCGCCCAGACCAACACCCAGGACATCACCACCACCTCGGTGGATCCCGACACCGGCGAAAACATCACCACCACCGAAACCATAACCACCCAGAGCGACGTGCTGACGGGGGTGACGATTCAAGGCGGTCGCCGGGCCATCAACCAGGGCATCGACGCGGTGCGCACCTCGCTCATCTGGCTGGGACCCTACGAGATGGAGATCGAGGCCGGCGTCAGCGCCTTCCAGGGCGCGTCCGGCATGGTGGGCCAGTTCGGGGCCTTCCGGATCAACCCCTTCCGGGGCGCGCGCCTGGCCTTCGAGATCGCCCACAACAACCCCTGGTACGACCCCGCCGAGGCCGCCGCCCGCTCCGGCGCGTACGACCTGGCGCGCTTCACCTTCAACTACATCCACCAGGAAAAGACCGGCATAACCCTGGACGCCCAGGCCAACCACTACACCATCGACAACGGCGCCCCCTATGCCAGGCGTTTCGGCTTCACGGCGGCGCTCTCGCGCAAGCTCCTCAACGTGCCGGAACTCTGGCTCTCCTACTCGTTCTCCCCGGCCGTGCTCCAATACCTCCAGCCCGCCGTGCGCACCTACACAACCACGGACTTCACCGCCGTCACCTCCGGGCGGCCCATCTCCCTGGCCACCAACGAGGCCATCCACCAGCTGGCCCTCAACGCCTCCTGGCAGGCCTCCCGCTGGCTGCAGCTGGGCTTCTACGGCGGCGGCGGCATCGACCTCTACCGCACCTATCCGTTCGTGTTCGCCTCGCCATCCATCCTGGTGAAACCCTGGGACTTCCTGGAGTGGGAATCGCGCGCCGAATACCGCAATGAAACGCGCTTCGTCCACGACGGCGGCGAGAGTCTGCTCATCTATTCCGCGCTGCGGGCGAGGCTCTGA